The proteins below come from a single Balaenoptera musculus isolate JJ_BM4_2016_0621 chromosome 1, mBalMus1.pri.v3, whole genome shotgun sequence genomic window:
- the DFFB gene encoding DNA fragmentation factor subunit beta: MSAVLQKLKRFKLRALHNQKKFGVAGRSCEEVLRKACLHLQLPVPGSSLCLYEDGTELTGDYFWSVPDDSELVLLTAGQTWQGYASDISRFLSVFQEPHAELIQAARQLLSDERAPLRQKLLADLLGTVSENIAAETRAEDAPWFEGLESRFRNKSGYLRYSCESRIRSYLREVTSGASLVVTEAREEYLRVVGAMCQKLQAARYNSSYFDRGAKASRRLCTPEGWFSCQGPFDVDDCASRHSINPYSNRESRVLFSTWNLDHVIEKKRTVVPTLAAAIHAAEGREVDWEYFYRLLFTSENLKLVHIACHKKTTHRLHCDPSRIYRAPAAPRRKRPARQRP; the protein is encoded by the exons ATGTCTGCGGTGCTCCAGAAGCTCAAGAGGTTCAAGCTGCGGGCCCTGCACAACCAGAAGAAATTTGGGGTGGCGGGCAGGAGCTGCGAGGAAGTGCTGCGGAAGGCGTGCCTCCACTTGCAG ctccccgTTCCTGGCTCCAGCCTGTGTCTCTACGAGGATGGCACGGAGCTGACTGGAGATTACTTCTGGAGTGTCCCCGATGACTCGGAGCTCGTGCTTCTCACTGCGGGGCAGACCTGGCAGGGTT ACGCGAGTGACATCAGCCGCTTCCTGAGCGTGTTCCAGGAGCCGCACGCAGAGCTCATCCAGGCCGCCCGGCAGCTGCTCTCGGATGAGCGGGCCCCGCTGCGGCAGAAGCTCCTGGCCGACCTGCTGGGCACCGTCAGCGAGAACATCGCGGCCGAGACCAGGGCCGAGGACGCGCCGTGGTTCGAAG GTTTGGAGTCCCGGTTTAGGAACAAGTCTGGCTACCTGAGATACAGCTGTGAGAGCCGGATCCGGAGCTACCTGAGAGAG GTGACGTCTGGCGCCTCCCTGGTTGTCACGGAGGCTCGGGAGGAGTACCTGCGGGTCGTGGGCGCCATGTGCCAGAAGCTCCAGGCCGCCCGCTACAACAGCAGCTACTTCGATAGGGGGGCGAAGGCCAGCCGCCGGCTCTGCACGCCTGAAGGCTGGTTCTCCTGCCAG GGTCCCTTTGACGTGGACGACTGTGCTTCCAGACACTCCATCAACCCCTACAGTAACAGGGAGAGCCGCGTCCTCTTTAGCACCTGGAACCTGGACCACGT AATAGAAAAGAAGCGCACGGTCGTCCCCACGCTGGCCGCGGCCATCCACGCCGCCGAGGGGAGAGAAGTAGACTGGGAGTACTTCTACCGCCTGCTCTTCACCTCTGAGAACCTCAAGTTAGTCCACATCGCCTGCCACAAGAAGACCACCCACAGGCTCCACTGCGACCCCAGCAGGATCTACCGAGCCCCGGCGGCGCCCCGGAGGAAGCGGCCTGCTCGCCAGCGCCCGTGA